The Falco peregrinus isolate bFalPer1 chromosome 12, bFalPer1.pri, whole genome shotgun sequence genome has a segment encoding these proteins:
- the NRROS gene encoding transforming growth factor beta activator LRRC33, whose translation MEALLPGVSLLLVLLAAGWGSEAVTAWAPSPGGCELVWSTMDCTGRWLSSIPGNLQGDTEELLLDDNTIQVLGNASLLSYPQLWHLSLTRNRLELVEPGAFLSSQGLCVLSLADNLLFTNYSLTAAALSALPALRTLDLAGNRLTEDMVSVLVWNLSSLESLSVARNIIMRLDSSIFMNLTQLLELNLEKNYIFEIDQAFEGLQRLQRLNVAYNYLPCVVEFGLTQLRVLNVSNNVIEWFLALESDDFFELEVLDLSHNHLLFFPVLPRQSKLRSLLLKNNEMSFYQRLPNGTSLENVTVQFLLIDGNSTNVTTVSLWDEICHSNLSSLRLLDMSQNQVWYLPEGFLAQMPSLTHLKLNQNCLESFHLSEGDPLATLTELDLSQNRLEELGVEVGNGGNILPNLQLFNLSTNRLKALPPGVFTYTRKITTVDLSRNRVDLCPQPAVAGEVESPPCVDIRGVETLTHLSLASCGLRGLGGHPFQGTSLMHLDLSDNHQALSGDLGWLQDLTLTLQVLSLRNTTLSSTAVDFSAFNSLVHLDLSGNSLTVFPTSLGILKLRSLDLRDNCLPALPTDVVQTPLGKSLREVYLSRNPYNCCTLGWWDSLQHVKGLHVPDGQEVTCSYASRTLSPRALPEPVRWSCRWQTADLALLYLVLALPTCLTLLVAFALIFLTLKQKLLKMVKSRCGVSSPY comes from the exons ATGGAGGCCCTGCTCCCCGGTGTCTCCCTGCTCCTGGTCCTCCTGGCAGCGGGATGGGGAAGCGAGGCGGTCACAGCCTGGGCACCATCTCCGGGTGGCTGCGAGCTC GTGTGGAGCACCATGGACTGCACTGGGAGGTGGCTGAGCTCCATCCCAGGAAATCTTCAGGGTGACACCGAGGAGCTGTTGCTTGATGACAACACTATCCAGGTTCTGGGCAATGCCTCTCTGCTCTCGTACCCCCAGCTGTGGCATCTCAGCTTGACCAGGAACCGGCTGGAGCTCGTTGAGCCCGGTGCCTTCCTCAGCAGCCAAGGCCTCTGCGTGCTCTCCTTGGCAGACAACCTCCTCTTCACCAACTACTCgctgacagcagctgctctttctgctctgccagcctTGAGGACACTGGACCTAGCTGGAAACCGCCTCACTGAGGACATGGTATCGGTTTTGGTCTGGAACCTGTCTTCCTTGGAGTCCTTGTCTGTGGCCAGGAACATCATCATGAGGCTGGACTCATCCATCTTCATGAACCTGACACAGCTGTTGGAGCTGAACTTGGAGAAGAACTACATCTTTGAGATTGACCAAGCTTTTGAagggctgcagaggctgcagaggcTCAATGTAGCTTACAACTACCTCCCGTGCGTGGTGGAGTTCGGCCTGACCCAGCTCAGGGTGCTCAATGTCAGCAACAATGTCATCGAGTGGTTTCTGGCCCTGGAAAGTGATGACTTCTTCGAGCTGGAGGTGCTGGACCTGTCCCACAACcacctcctcttcttccctgtgTTGCCCCGGCAGAGCAAGCTGCGCTCCTTGCTGCTGAAGAACAACGAGATGAGCTTCTACCAGCGCCTTCCCAATGGCACATCCCTGGAGAACGTTACGGTGCAGTTCCTGCTCATTGATGGCAACTCCACCAACGTCACAACGGTCAGTCTCTGGGATGAGATCTGCCACAGCAATCTCTCCTCCCTGCGCCTCCTGGATATGAGCCAGAACCAGGTCTGGTACCTGCCAGAGGGTTTCCTGGCCCAGATGCCCTCCCTTACCCACTTGAAGCTCAACCAGAACTGCCTGGAGTCATTTCACCTGTCAGAGGGGGACCCCTTAGCCACGTTGACGGAGCTGGACCTCAGCCAGAACcggctggaggagctgggggtggaGGTAGGCAATGGGGGCAACATCCTGCCCAACCTGCAGCTCTTCAACCTCAGCACCAACAGGCTGAAGGCGCTTCCTCCTGGGGTTTTCACCTACACCAGGAAGATCACTACCGTGGACCTCAGCCGCAACCGAGTTGAcctctgtccccagccagctgtTGCAGGCGAAGTGGAGAGCCCCCCCTGCGTGGACATCAGGGGTGTTGAGACCTTGACTCATCTCTCTTTGGCCAGCTGTGGTCTGCGGGGACTGGGCGGCCACCCTTTCCAGGGGACGTCGCTGATGCATTTGGACCTCTCTGACAACCACCAGGCACTCTCCGGGGacctggggtggctgcaggacCTCACTCTGACACTGCAGGTGCTGTCTCTGAGGAACACCACCCTCTCCTCCACTGCGGTGGACTTCTCTGCCTTTAACAGCCTCGTGCACCTGGACCTCTCAGGGAATTCCTTGACTGTCTTCCCCACCTCGCTGGGCATCCTGAAACTGCGCAGCCTGGACCTGCGGGACAACTGCCTCCCGGCCCTGCCGACGGACGTTGTGCAGACGCCGCTGGGGAAGAGCCTGCGGGAGGTCTACCTCAGCCGAAACCCCTACAACTGCTGCACGCTGGGCTGGTGGGACTCTCTGCAGCACGTCAAGGGGTTGCATGTCCCGGACGGCCAGGAGGTGACCTGCAGCTATGCCTCCCGCACGCTGAGCCCCAGGGCACTGCCCGAGCCTGTCCGGTGGAGCTGCCGCTGGCAGACGGCTGACCTGGCGCTCCTCTACCTGGTGCTGGCTCTGCCCACCTGCCTGACGCTCCTGGTGGCCTTCGCTCTCATCTTCCTCACACTTaagcaaaagctgctgaaaatggTGAAAAGCCGGTGTGGGGTGTCCAGCCCTTACTGA
- the CEP19 gene encoding centrosomal protein of 19 kDa, giving the protein MTYTAKKCGICFQPLSIILIYKEDGKDKTRQRIMPVRNFSKFSDCSMAAEQLKNNPRHKAYLEGVSLRQLQKLYRLLKGHLGGESLAESLEKLQQETTIDPEEDMNKLDDKELAKRKTIMDELFEKNRKKKDDPDFIYDIEVEFPQDGQLESCGWDVESGEEI; this is encoded by the exons ATGACTTACACTGCAAAGAAGTGCGGCATCTGCTTTCAGCCCCTGTCCATTATCCTGATCTACAAAGAAGACGGCAAGGATAAGACTCGCCAGCGTATCATGCCCGTCAGGAATTTCTCCAAGTTCTCAG ACTGCAGCatggctgctgagcagctgaagAATAACCCTCGGCACAAGGCTTACCTGGAAGGAGTCTCGCTGCGTCAGCTACAGAAGCTGTACAGATTGTTGAAAGGCCATTTGGGAGGAGAGAGCCTGGCTGAGAGCttggaaaagctgcagcaggaaaCGACCATTGACCCAGAAGAGGATATGAACAAACTAGATGACAAGGAACTAGCCAAAAGGAAGACCATCATGGACGAGCTctttgaaaagaacagaaagaagaagGATGATCCGGATTTCATCTACGACATTGAGGTTGAGTTTCCACAGGATGGACAGCTGGAGTCCTGTGGCTGGGACGTGGAGTCAGGTGAAGAAATCTGA
- the PIGX gene encoding phosphatidylinositol-glycan biosynthesis class X protein — translation MAGGPRRGRALLRAGLAALLCVLHAQAACQGAGVTQELLNEGFHRDLLVKVELGVVGEDAGRCTVAARTRLPAGIYVDPYELASLQQHNLTKAVLIPDVIDVEAPEYLATDFLLLLYMEPDPRCSHCFRAALPVHGRYHRPAEETSEVLVVLKSPEVLVCCCDNSLSAECWKPAEVEAPCSGRGVGPCQWYSVMHKPASEESILQVPVGLRQHSSLVCVATLLATVLCSSLILTAVCKYGYFSPVTS, via the exons ATGGCGggcggcccgcggcggggccgagcGCTGCTCCGCGCCGGGCTGGCCGCGCTGCTCTGCGTCCTCC ATGCGCAGGCGGCCTGTCAGGGTGCCGGCGTCACGCAGGAGCTCCTGAACGAGGGGTTTCACAG GGACCTGCTGGTGAAGGTAGAACTTGGTGTGGTGGGGGAGGATGCAGGAAGATGCACAGTGGCAGCTAGAACTCGTCTTCCAGCAGGAATCTACGTGGATCCCTATGAGCTGgcatcactgcagcagcacaaccTAACAAAG GCGGTGTTAATTCCTGATGTCATTGATGTGGAGGCTCCAGAGTACTTAGccacagattttcttcttctcttgtACATGGAACCCGACCCTCGGTGTTCTCACTGTTTCAGAGCTGCCTTGCCTGTGCACGGGCGGTACCACCGGCCAGCAGAAGAGACCAGTGAAGTGCTGGTTGTTCTGAAGAGCCCAGAAGTGTTGGTCTGCTGCTGTGACA ATTCCCTGTCAGCAGAGTGTTGGAAGCCGGCTGAAGTGGAAGCTCCCTGTTCAGGCAGAGGTGTCGGGCCCTGTCAGTGGTACAGCGTAATGCACAAACCT gcATCTGAGGAATCGATTCTGCAGGTTCCAGTGGGGCTCAGGCAGCATAGCTCCTTAGTGTGCGTCGCGACTCTTCTTGCCACAGTGCTCTGTTCCAGTCTGATTCTCACAGCTGTATGCAAATATGGATACTTCTCCCCGGTGACCTCCTGA